One part of the Spiroplasma turonicum genome encodes these proteins:
- a CDS encoding carbohydrate kinase family protein, with the protein MKKIISIGEILMDVYSDAEVEKAEVGGASFNVSCSIGALKDNESYFMGSLGNDCYKEEMINFFHKYNIKKDFIQFSNKPTTIAKVTLDENKERFFKFIRNSDADFKLSELDNNKLKDIDFIHFGSATGFLEGDLKKSYHELFKFALDNEIKFSFDPNFRDKLWTSPSDVETFINYCDEFLKKANLIKLSDEELKLITKIDNQENALKSLMTKNPTSLICITRGCEDTMCSWNGEILYVPVTLCDNLVDTTGAGDAFISNLINEFVNRDINKETSKSEIIDIVSNSNKFANYAVRYIGAISFLDHLN; encoded by the coding sequence ATGAAGAAAATAATTTCTATTGGTGAAATCCTTATGGATGTTTATTCAGATGCAGAAGTTGAAAAGGCTGAAGTTGGCGGAGCTAGTTTTAATGTTTCTTGTTCAATAGGTGCATTAAAAGATAATGAAAGTTATTTTATGGGTAGTTTAGGTAATGATTGTTATAAAGAAGAAATGATAAATTTTTTTCATAAATATAATATAAAGAAAGACTTTATACAATTTTCAAATAAGCCAACTACAATTGCTAAAGTAACTTTAGATGAAAATAAAGAAAGATTTTTTAAATTTATTAGAAATAGTGATGCTGATTTTAAATTATCAGAATTAGATAATAATAAATTAAAAGATATTGATTTTATTCATTTTGGTAGTGCTACAGGTTTTTTAGAAGGAGATTTAAAAAAATCCTATCATGAACTTTTTAAATTTGCATTAGATAATGAAATAAAATTCTCATTTGATCCTAATTTTAGAGATAAATTATGAACTAGTCCAAGCGATGTGGAAACATTTATTAATTATTGTGATGAGTTTTTAAAAAAAGCTAACTTAATTAAATTAAGTGATGAAGAATTAAAACTAATAACTAAAATTGACAATCAAGAAAACGCATTAAAAAGTTTAATGACTAAAAACCCAACAAGCTTAATTTGCATAACAAGAGGTTGTGAAGACACTATGTGTTCATGAAACGGTGAGATATTATATGTACCAGTAACATTATGTGATAATTTAGTTGATACAACTGGAGCTGGAGACGCATTTATCTCAAATCTTATAAATGAATTTGTTAATAGAGATATTAATAAAGAAACTTCAAAAAGTGAAATTATTGATATAGTATCTAATTCTAATAAATTTGCAAATTATGCTGTTAGATATATTGGTGCGATTAGTTTTTTAGATCACTTGAATTAA
- a CDS encoding DNA/RNA helicase domain-containing protein, whose protein sequence is MICYKATIKEFIQDIYWKSFDHIFKELYNVSSSNEIKSWEVSLMELWEVIAISDLNESVDIYLEYKFDFSESRCDAILIGNVNGVDKVVVIELKQHKNFSSKSKGNDMLLNKGSNSYGYLGSQILRYINFFETFSNINGLIKKYEIIGVAYLHNLSRKTANNKGLNIESNDWFVRNTNLKLFFKNEKVFFAQYLSTLFYKSEKSSFIKLYEENIFLRGLKTTQVLNNITSEKSLVLTDYQYKMAEQIIKIIKSSSDEKKLFIIRGSAGTGKTIFIYYLYLFFKNIKKYKDKTYIMARNQTYVKNINAYLNENYRFKKSSYIEKKKPKSDQIIFFDEGQRVTPNQLVKAIEDSKAVIICLDEKQKINNKDKWTINWLINYYKEKYPKGILYENTLINKLRFLNNTEYISMVESLFTDNDSFIDSSNSNISLYNNQSEMHQDILKLVDENKNLTFKAFSIFDNNKTFDNKWLNSTYKINEIASIYYIHGLEVDYVIIYILKGIKLNDRDYVSFKDKILTNRFETLLTRALVGAYIYCEDEPLYNILKNKLKYNKF, encoded by the coding sequence ATGATTTGTTATAAAGCTACAATTAAAGAATTTATACAAGACATTTATTGAAAATCATTTGATCATATTTTTAAAGAACTTTATAATGTTTCATCAAGTAATGAAATAAAATCATGAGAAGTCTCATTAATGGAATTATGAGAAGTAATTGCAATATCAGATTTAAATGAAAGTGTTGATATTTATTTAGAATATAAATTTGATTTTAGTGAATCAAGATGTGATGCTATATTGATTGGTAATGTAAATGGTGTTGATAAAGTTGTTGTGATCGAACTTAAACAACATAAAAATTTCTCATCAAAAAGTAAAGGAAATGATATGCTTCTAAATAAAGGATCTAATTCATATGGTTATTTAGGTTCACAGATATTAAGGTATATAAATTTCTTTGAAACATTTTCAAACATTAATGGACTTATTAAAAAATATGAAATCATAGGTGTGGCTTATTTGCATAATTTAAGTAGAAAGACAGCCAATAATAAAGGATTAAATATAGAAAGTAATGATTGATTTGTAAGAAATACTAATCTAAAATTATTTTTTAAAAATGAGAAAGTTTTTTTTGCCCAATATTTATCTACTTTATTCTATAAAAGTGAAAAAAGTTCTTTTATAAAACTATATGAAGAAAATATATTCTTAAGAGGTTTAAAAACAACACAGGTTTTAAATAATATTACAAGCGAAAAAAGTTTAGTATTGACAGACTATCAATATAAAATGGCAGAACAAATAATTAAAATTATAAAAAGCTCATCAGATGAAAAAAAGTTGTTTATAATTAGAGGTTCTGCAGGTACAGGAAAAACAATTTTTATTTATTATCTCTATTTATTTTTTAAGAATATTAAAAAGTATAAAGATAAAACATATATAATGGCAAGAAATCAAACGTATGTTAAAAATATAAATGCTTATTTAAATGAAAATTATAGATTTAAAAAATCAAGTTATATTGAGAAGAAAAAACCTAAATCTGATCAAATTATATTTTTTGATGAAGGTCAAAGAGTCACTCCAAATCAATTAGTAAAAGCGATTGAAGATTCTAAAGCAGTAATTATTTGTTTAGATGAGAAACAGAAAATTAATAATAAAGATAAGTGAACAATAAACTGATTAATTAATTATTATAAGGAAAAGTATCCCAAAGGAATTTTATATGAAAATACTTTAATAAATAAATTAAGGTTTTTAAATAACACTGAATATATTTCAATGGTTGAATCATTATTTACTGATAATGATTCATTTATTGATAGTTCAAATTCAAATATTAGTTTGTATAATAACCAAAGTGAAATGCATCAAGATATATTAAAGCTTGTTGATGAAAACAAAAATTTAACTTTTAAAGCTTTTAGCATCTTTGATAACAATAAGACTTTTGATAATAAATGACTTAACTCAACATACAAAATAAATGAAATTGCAAGTATTTATTATATACATGGTTTAGAGGTTGATTATGTAATTATATATATATTAAAGGGAATTAAACTTAATGATAGAGATTACGTTTCTTTTAAAGATAAAATATTAACTAACAGGTTTGAGACTTTACTCACAAGAGCTTTAGTAGGAGCTTATATTTATTGTGAAGATGAACCACTTTATAATATTTTAAAAAACAAATTAAAATATAACAAGTTTTAA
- a CDS encoding J domain-containing protein yields MHSKNKVKNKLNKIYTVDDVEDINQDDDLAIFSNYDDENDFKKINFYKTIFYKDKFSEKNFNNKYLLELSFNYYNLANNLKVNELFFDSIDLKSFKIKIFDSYYNIKKFPCLIKYSNFDILIEYLDINNPLILAIIRTCYYKLTYHFHKIVNESINLNIIYFDNYIKNKIFIKDIIKLLEDHIKIILIDVINYILQNNNSIDYYAVNLILNNLILNKSYNRFIKWYKNYLNNFVNNLTNNHIDNEIKNAFDFFNLSSESSYLDFKAKYRELSKKYHPDNSHNNDEGLILKVNYYKLILENFYNM; encoded by the coding sequence ATGCATTCTAAGAATAAAGTAAAAAATAAATTAAACAAAATTTATACAGTGGATGATGTCGAGGACATTAATCAAGATGATGATTTAGCAATATTTTCAAATTATGATGATGAAAATGATTTTAAAAAAATAAACTTTTATAAAACAATTTTTTACAAAGATAAATTTTCAGAGAAAAATTTTAATAATAAATACTTGCTAGAATTATCTTTTAATTATTATAATTTAGCTAATAATTTAAAGGTTAATGAACTATTTTTTGATAGTATAGATTTGAAAAGCTTTAAAATAAAAATATTTGATAGCTATTATAATATTAAAAAGTTTCCATGTTTGATAAAATATAGTAATTTTGATATATTGATTGAATATTTAGATATTAATAACCCATTAATTCTTGCTATTATAAGAACTTGTTATTATAAACTTACATATCATTTTCATAAAATAGTTAATGAAAGTATTAATTTAAACATAATTTATTTTGATAATTACATTAAAAATAAGATTTTTATTAAAGATATTATTAAATTATTAGAAGATCATATTAAAATAATTCTTATTGATGTAATCAATTATATTCTACAAAACAATAACTCAATTGATTATTATGCAGTTAATCTAATTCTTAATAATTTAATACTTAACAAGTCATATAATAGATTTATTAAGTGGTATAAAAATTATTTAAATAACTTTGTAAATAACCTAACAAATAATCATATTGATAACGAAATAAAAAATGCTTTTGATTTTTTTAATCTTAGTTCAGAAAGCTCATATTTGGATTTTAAGGCTAAATATAGAGAACTTTCAAAAAAATACCATCCAGATAATTCTCATAATAATGATGAAGGTCTAATTTTGAAAGTTAATTATTATAAATTAATTTTAGAGAATTTCTATAATATGTAA
- a CDS encoding lipoate--protein ligase — protein sequence MYIYRTDCVDPKYNLATEEYLTKSNKFEEPILFLWQNDNTIVVGRNQNAASEINLQSAESDNVNIIRRNTGGGTVFHDLGNMNFSIIYTDKENKGVSMFSQMLEPVIETLNRLGVKAEFSGRNDIVLNGKKISGNAMWKYKDRFLQHGTILFNANLDKLTKYLTVDRAKILSKNIASIAARVTNINSEVDEKIDIMVFWDELINTYKKNDSVKNLELTSNDIEEIKSIYENKYKDPNWTFTKNANFDYVNKTRLEGKGSFEIYMNVIDNKIKNIKIFGDFLGYFGTETLEDKLVNVEYKASEIKKVIESLNIKDIFGENIEVQDILNLLIE from the coding sequence ATGTATATCTATAGAACTGATTGTGTAGATCCAAAATATAATTTAGCAACTGAGGAATATTTGACTAAAAGTAATAAGTTTGAAGAACCAATTTTATTTTTATGACAAAATGATAATACTATTGTAGTTGGAAGAAACCAAAATGCTGCTTCAGAAATTAATCTTCAGTCGGCTGAAAGTGATAATGTTAATATAATTAGAAGAAATACTGGTGGTGGGACAGTATTCCACGATTTAGGGAATATGAACTTTAGTATTATATATACAGATAAAGAAAATAAGGGAGTCTCGATGTTCTCGCAAATGTTAGAACCAGTTATAGAAACGCTTAACCGTCTTGGTGTAAAAGCAGAATTCTCTGGTAGAAATGACATTGTACTTAATGGTAAAAAAATTTCAGGTAATGCAATGTGGAAATATAAAGATAGATTTTTACAACATGGTACAATACTATTTAATGCTAATTTAGATAAACTAACTAAATACCTAACAGTCGACAGAGCAAAAATATTGTCAAAGAATATTGCTTCAATCGCAGCAAGAGTGACAAATATAAACTCAGAAGTAGATGAAAAAATAGACATTATGGTATTTTGAGATGAGTTAATAAATACATATAAAAAAAATGACTCAGTAAAAAATTTGGAGCTAACTTCTAATGATATTGAAGAAATTAAATCTATTTATGAAAATAAATATAAAGATCCAAATTGAACATTTACAAAAAATGCTAATTTTGATTATGTAAATAAAACTAGACTTGAAGGTAAAGGAAGTTTTGAAATTTATATGAATGTAATTGATAATAAAATAAAAAACATAAAAATTTTTGGTGATTTTTTAGGTTATTTTGGTACAGAGACACTTGAAGATAAATTAGTAAATGTAGAATATAAAGCAAGTGAAATAAAAAAAGTAATTGAGTCATTGAATATTAAAGATATTTTCGGTGAAAACATTGAAGTTCAAGATATCTTAAATTTACTTATTGAATAA
- the pdhA gene encoding pyruvate dehydrogenase (acetyl-transferring) E1 component subunit alpha encodes MKTKFLNVFDPLKNQRVELMDKNGKVLNEKLMPKLSDKQVIEAYKLMNLSRRQDEFQNKVQRQGRLLSFLSSTGQEASEVGYAYPLIKGKDWFVPGYRNNAAWLTVGMPMRNIMLYWMGNEYGSKSPEGVNSLPPNIIIGSQYSHATGIAFAEKFKKTGGVALTTTGDGGMSEGETYEAMNFAKLHELPVIFVCENNKWAISTPYAKSTKAINIAVKGIGVGVPSIKVDGNDFFAVYAVVEEALDYARNGNGPVLIECDTYRLGAHSSSDNPKIYRPEDEFQDALTKDPLIRIKNYLINKGVWDDKKQEKLDKEQDEFISNEFDYAEKNKNYPLEDVFNFIYAEKTPELEEQYKEAKEFFEKYPEAKGGHH; translated from the coding sequence ATGAAAACTAAATTTTTAAATGTATTTGATCCATTAAAAAATCAAAGAGTTGAATTAATGGATAAAAATGGAAAAGTTTTAAATGAAAAATTAATGCCAAAATTATCTGATAAACAAGTTATTGAAGCATATAAATTAATGAATTTATCAAGAAGACAAGATGAATTTCAAAATAAAGTTCAACGTCAAGGTAGATTATTATCTTTTTTATCTTCTACAGGACAAGAAGCTAGTGAGGTTGGTTATGCATACCCTCTAATTAAAGGAAAAGATTGATTTGTACCTGGTTATAGGAATAATGCAGCTTGATTAACTGTTGGTATGCCAATGAGAAACATAATGTTATATTGAATGGGAAATGAATATGGTTCTAAATCACCAGAAGGAGTTAATTCTTTGCCTCCAAACATAATAATTGGTTCTCAATATTCACATGCAACTGGTATAGCATTTGCAGAAAAATTTAAAAAAACAGGGGGTGTTGCTTTAACAACTACTGGAGATGGTGGAATGAGTGAAGGTGAAACTTATGAAGCAATGAATTTTGCTAAACTACACGAGTTACCTGTGATATTTGTTTGTGAAAACAATAAATGAGCTATTTCTACACCATATGCAAAATCTACTAAAGCAATTAATATTGCTGTAAAAGGGATAGGTGTTGGAGTTCCATCAATAAAAGTTGATGGAAATGATTTTTTTGCAGTTTATGCAGTTGTTGAAGAAGCATTGGATTATGCAAGAAATGGTAACGGACCAGTACTTATTGAGTGTGATACTTATAGACTTGGAGCCCATTCTTCATCTGATAACCCTAAAATTTATCGACCTGAAGATGAATTTCAGGATGCATTAACTAAAGACCCTTTGATAAGAATTAAAAATTACTTAATCAATAAAGGTGTTTGAGATGATAAAAAACAAGAAAAACTTGATAAAGAACAAGATGAATTTATTTCTAATGAATTTGACTACGCAGAAAAAAATAAAAATTACCCTTTAGAGGATGTTTTCAATTTTATTTATGCTGAAAAAACACCTGAGTTAGAAGAACAATATAAAGAAGCAAAAGAATTTTTTGAAAAATATCCTGAAGCAAAAGGAGGACACCACTAA
- a CDS encoding alpha-ketoacid dehydrogenase subunit beta — MPKILNNVKAVSEALDVAMDKWKEVVVYGEDAGFEGGVFRATEGLQAKYGEERCFDAPISEALFAGLAIGMSLNGLKPVVELQFEGLGWASLQNILGHMGRMRNRTRGKYPTPVVIRMPMGGGIRALELHSEAMEAIYAHTPGIKVVCPSTPYDTKGLILAAIDSPDPVIVFEPTKLYRAFKQEIPDGFYTVPIGEAFKIQEGNDLTVVTYGAQTVDCQKAIESFEEKNPDKTIELIDLRSLKPWDKKMICDSVKKTGRLLVVHEAIKSFSISSEIIASVNEECFEYLKAPLSRCTGYDIVIPFDSGEGYHQPNPIRIQAKIEDVLNYKF, encoded by the coding sequence ATGCCAAAAATTTTAAATAATGTAAAAGCAGTTTCTGAAGCCCTTGATGTAGCAATGGATAAGTGGAAAGAAGTTGTAGTATATGGTGAAGATGCAGGTTTTGAAGGAGGGGTTTTTAGAGCTACAGAAGGATTGCAAGCTAAATATGGAGAAGAAAGATGTTTTGATGCTCCAATTAGTGAAGCATTATTCGCAGGACTTGCAATTGGTATGTCTTTAAATGGATTGAAACCTGTTGTAGAACTTCAATTTGAAGGTCTTGGTTGAGCTTCATTACAAAATATACTTGGACACATGGGTAGAATGAGAAATAGAACTAGAGGAAAATACCCAACCCCAGTAGTTATAAGAATGCCTATGGGTGGGGGAATTAGAGCACTAGAATTGCACTCTGAGGCCATGGAGGCTATATATGCACATACTCCTGGAATTAAAGTGGTATGTCCATCAACTCCTTATGACACAAAAGGCTTAATACTAGCCGCAATTGATTCACCAGACCCAGTGATTGTTTTTGAACCAACAAAACTTTATAGAGCATTCAAACAAGAGATACCAGATGGTTTTTATACTGTTCCAATCGGTGAAGCTTTTAAAATACAAGAAGGAAATGACTTAACTGTAGTAACTTATGGTGCACAAACTGTTGATTGCCAAAAAGCAATAGAAAGTTTTGAAGAAAAAAACCCTGATAAAACAATTGAATTAATTGATTTAAGAAGTTTAAAACCTTGAGATAAAAAAATGATTTGTGATTCTGTCAAAAAAACTGGAAGATTATTAGTGGTACATGAAGCTATAAAATCATTTTCTATATCATCAGAAATTATTGCATCAGTTAATGAAGAGTGTTTTGAATACTTAAAAGCACCATTATCAAGATGTACTGGTTATGATATTGTAATACCATTTGATTCAGGTGAAGGATATCACCAACCAAATCCAATAAGAATACAAGCAAAAATAGAAGATGTATTAAATTATAAATTTTAA
- a CDS encoding dihydrolipoamide acetyltransferase family protein, whose product MFKVKFADIGEGLTEGVVTEVHVKVGDNIKNGEALFNVETDKVNSDIFAPVDGKISKVLIEQGQEIKVGDVVIEIDDGKENTDSPPKVLEDVKDEENASVVGATPVSNDIINRINVSDKPNNTNNFINQESIIDNSNANVKASPLARKMAAVLGVDLSKVTPSGPNNRILAFDIQSYSSESNNHTNNIANNNDAIISNSKNNKNIDYNNPSITVPEFNEQLSFNSVPMNPIRKATVKAMDIAHSKVASFTGFKNVDITELVNLRNQLKSFADTQSVKLTYLAFIIKAVTLSLKDMPNLNVRIDEENKAIKFANQINIGMACDTPDGLMVPVIKSADKLSVLQIAVKINELANKARTKKLSMNEMTGATFTISNFGSVGLDFATPIVNYPESAILGVGTITKSPGVINDQIEIRDFMPFSLTADHKVIDGADAGRFLQRVSYYLQNPAILLV is encoded by the coding sequence ATGTTTAAAGTTAAATTTGCAGATATTGGAGAAGGTTTAACAGAAGGTGTTGTAACTGAAGTGCATGTAAAAGTTGGTGACAATATAAAAAATGGAGAAGCACTATTTAATGTTGAAACAGATAAAGTTAACTCAGATATTTTTGCGCCAGTTGATGGAAAAATATCTAAAGTATTAATAGAACAGGGCCAAGAAATAAAAGTTGGAGATGTTGTAATTGAAATTGATGATGGCAAAGAAAATACTGACTCACCACCAAAAGTATTAGAAGATGTAAAGGATGAAGAAAATGCTTCTGTTGTTGGTGCTACACCAGTATCAAATGATATTATAAACAGAATTAATGTTTCTGATAAACCAAATAATACTAATAATTTTATAAATCAAGAAAGTATTATTGATAATAGTAATGCAAATGTCAAGGCTTCTCCTTTAGCTAGAAAAATGGCTGCAGTATTAGGAGTTGATTTATCAAAAGTTACACCAAGTGGTCCAAATAATAGAATTTTAGCTTTTGATATCCAAAGTTATTCTTCAGAATCAAATAATCACACAAATAATATTGCAAACAATAATGATGCTATTATCTCAAATAGTAAAAATAATAAAAACATTGATTACAATAATCCAAGTATTACTGTTCCTGAATTTAATGAACAACTATCATTTAATTCTGTACCAATGAACCCAATTAGAAAAGCAACTGTAAAAGCTATGGATATTGCTCATAGTAAAGTAGCATCATTTACAGGGTTTAAAAATGTTGATATAACAGAATTAGTTAATTTAAGAAATCAATTAAAAAGTTTTGCAGATACTCAAAGTGTAAAATTAACTTATTTAGCTTTCATAATAAAAGCTGTTACATTATCATTAAAAGATATGCCCAATTTAAACGTTAGAATTGATGAAGAAAATAAAGCAATAAAATTTGCAAATCAAATTAATATAGGTATGGCTTGTGATACACCTGATGGATTAATGGTACCTGTTATAAAGAGTGCTGATAAATTAAGTGTTTTACAAATTGCTGTTAAAATTAATGAATTGGCAAATAAAGCAAGAACAAAAAAATTATCAATGAACGAAATGACTGGTGCAACTTTTACAATCAGTAATTTTGGTTCTGTAGGATTAGATTTTGCAACACCAATTGTAAATTACCCTGAATCAGCAATTTTAGGTGTAGGTACAATAACTAAATCACCTGGTGTTATAAATGATCAAATAGAAATAAGAGATTTTATGCCGTTTTCATTAACTGCAGATCATAAAGTAATAGATGGTGCAGATGCTGGGAGATTTTTACAAAGGGTATCTTACTATTTACAAAATCCAGCAATATTGCTAGTTTAG
- the lpdA gene encoding dihydrolipoyl dehydrogenase: protein MFKVKFADIGEGLTEGVVTEVFVKTGEVVKNGQALFNVETDKVNSDIFSPTDGIISNVLIKSGQEIKVGDVVIEIDDGKVESVEKEKKVTPVEENASVVGATPVSNDLIQRGRKRQIPLVEKVNSILESPKPFAIQNGPSTELKPAPKYISNNPENHYDVIMVGAGVGGYVGAIKCSRLGLKTLIIEKEKYGGVCLNIGCIPTKTLLKSADLFEQITKAEKYGIKVDLKGVKADWESIQKRKTDVVSKLTSGVKGLLKKNNVTIVEGNAIALDKNTIKVNDSKYTCDNLIIATGSVPNSMNLPGSDDAIKSGFLIDSTGALELPKIPKNLVIIGGGVIGVEFACVYKRLGTKVTILQFLPTILEMLDGDVTKEMTKELINRGNLEIITGASTKEFKNNEVIYEKDGKLHSIKADYCLQSVGRKTVTTGFESIGLNINERNHIVINEYCETNIDGVYAIGDVTGKMMLAHVASYQGLIAANRIARRLNKEHAENLIMDYNKVPSCIYTHPEVAMIGKTEEQLKKEGIDYKAYKFPFAAIGKALADGNTTGFVKLICEPTYKQIIGAHIISNTATDMISEITTLMEAEGTITELAKAIHPHPTLSEAVWEAAEALEFGKPINF from the coding sequence ATGTTTAAAGTAAAGTTTGCAGATATTGGAGAAGGTTTAACAGAAGGTGTAGTTACAGAGGTTTTTGTTAAAACAGGAGAAGTTGTAAAAAATGGTCAGGCATTATTTAATGTTGAAACAGATAAAGTTAACTCAGATATTTTTTCCCCAACTGATGGAATAATTTCAAATGTTCTAATAAAATCAGGTCAAGAAATTAAAGTTGGAGATGTCGTTATTGAAATTGATGATGGTAAAGTAGAAAGTGTTGAAAAAGAAAAAAAAGTCACACCAGTTGAAGAAAATGCATCTGTTGTTGGTGCTACACCAGTATCAAATGATTTAATTCAAAGAGGAAGAAAGAGACAGATACCTTTAGTTGAAAAAGTTAATAGTATTTTAGAAAGTCCAAAACCATTTGCTATTCAAAATGGTCCATCAACAGAATTAAAACCTGCTCCTAAATATATCTCTAACAATCCTGAAAATCATTATGATGTTATAATGGTTGGAGCTGGTGTTGGTGGTTATGTTGGTGCTATAAAGTGCTCAAGATTAGGTCTTAAAACTCTTATAATTGAAAAAGAAAAATATGGAGGAGTATGTCTTAATATTGGTTGTATCCCAACAAAAACATTGCTTAAATCTGCTGACTTATTTGAACAAATTACAAAAGCAGAAAAATATGGTATAAAAGTCGATTTAAAAGGAGTTAAGGCTGATTGAGAATCGATACAAAAAAGAAAAACTGATGTTGTTTCTAAATTAACTTCAGGTGTAAAAGGTTTATTGAAAAAAAATAATGTAACAATTGTTGAAGGAAACGCAATTGCATTAGATAAAAATACTATTAAAGTTAATGATTCAAAATATACTTGTGACAACTTGATTATAGCAACTGGTAGTGTACCAAATTCAATGAATTTACCAGGTTCTGATGATGCAATAAAAAGTGGGTTTTTAATTGATTCAACTGGAGCTTTAGAATTACCTAAAATTCCAAAAAATTTAGTAATAATTGGTGGTGGTGTAATAGGTGTTGAGTTTGCCTGTGTATATAAAAGATTAGGTACAAAAGTAACAATATTACAATTTTTACCAACAATACTTGAAATGCTTGATGGTGATGTTACTAAAGAAATGACTAAAGAATTAATAAATAGAGGAAATTTAGAAATAATAACTGGAGCATCTACTAAAGAGTTTAAAAATAATGAAGTTATATATGAAAAAGATGGCAAGCTTCATTCAATTAAAGCTGATTATTGTTTACAGTCAGTTGGTAGAAAAACTGTTACAACCGGTTTTGAAAGTATAGGATTAAACATTAATGAACGTAATCATATAGTAATTAACGAATATTGTGAAACAAATATTGACGGAGTTTATGCAATTGGTGATGTTACTGGAAAAATGATGTTAGCTCATGTTGCTTCATATCAAGGTTTAATAGCAGCTAATAGAATAGCAAGAAGACTTAATAAAGAACATGCAGAAAATTTAATAATGGATTATAATAAAGTTCCAAGTTGTATTTATACACATCCTGAAGTTGCTATGATTGGTAAAACTGAAGAACAATTGAAAAAAGAAGGTATTGATTATAAGGCTTATAAGTTCCCATTTGCAGCAATTGGTAAAGCATTAGCAGATGGTAATACCACAGGTTTTGTAAAATTAATTTGTGAACCAACCTATAAACAAATTATTGGCGCTCATATTATTTCTAATACAGCAACAGATATGATCTCTGAAATTACAACATTAATGGAAGCTGAAGGAACAATTACTGAACTTGCAAAAGCAATACATCCTCACCCAACTTTAAGTGAAGCAGTATGAGAAGCAGCTGAGGCTTTAGAATTTGGAAAGCCTATAAATTTTTAA